The sequence below is a genomic window from Pseudomonas cannabina.
GCCGCCAGAATGCCGGGCCGCGCTTCCGGCAGCAGCGCCTTGATGATGATCTGCCGCGTGGTGGCCCCCATGGCCTGGGTGGCTTCGATGATGCCACGATCCACCTCACGCAGCGCGGTCTCTACCAGACGCGCAAAGAACGGCGTCGCACCGGCAATCAAGGGTGGCAAGGTGCCGAGAATCCCCAGCGACGTGCCGGTAATGATCTCGGTCAGCGGCATCATCACGATCAGCAGAATGATGAACGGCAGCGCGCGCAGCATGTTCACGATCAGCCCGACCGTGGCGTACAGCTGTTTGTGCTCGAGCAACTGACGCGGCGAGGTCAGAAACATCAGCACGCCCAGCGGCAGGCCGAACAGAATGGTGAAGCCCAGCGAGACACTGAGCATGATCAACGTGTCGCCGGTAGCGACCCAGATTTCATACCAGTCGACGTTGGCGAACAGGTTCAGAAAAGCGTCCATCAGCGCAGCACCTCCATATGAACATCAGCGGCGGTGAAGTGAGCAAAGGCGGCGTCCATGTCACCGCCGGTGATCGCCAGCGTCAGTTGCCCGTATGGAGTGTCTTTGATGCGGTCGATACGGCCTGCGAGGATGCTGTAGTCGACACCGGTTTCCCGGGCCACGGTGCCCAGCAGCGGCGCGTAGGTCGCTTCGCCCTGAAAGGTCAGGCGCACGATACGGCCCTGCACGTGGGCAAAATCGTCACGCTGCTCGTTTTCATCGATCTGGTCGTCTTCCTGCACAAAGCGCCTGGTTGTCGCGTGCGTCGGGTGCAGAAACACGTCGGCAACCTCGCCCTGCTCGACGATCACGCCGGCGTCCATGACGGCTACCCGGTCACAGACACGACGGATCACGTCCATCTCGTGAGTGATGAGGACGATAGTCAGCTTCAGCTCGCGATTGATCTCGGCCAGCAATTGCAGGACCGACGCAGTGGTCTGCGGGTCCAGTGCGCTGGTGGCCTCATCGCACAGCAGGATTTTCGGCTTGGTCGCCAGGGCGCGGGCGATGCCGACGCGCTGCTTTTGCCCGCCCGACAATTGCGACGGGTACTTTCTGGCGTGATCGGAGAGCCCGACCCGCGCCAGCAACTCGGCCACACGCTGATCGATCTGCTGGCGCGACATGTCGCCTGCCAGCGTCAATGGCATGGCCACGTTGTCGGCCACGGTTTTGGACGACAGCAGATTGAAGTGCTGGAAGATCATCCCAACCTGCTGGCGAAAGCGCCGCAGGCCCGTGGCGTCGAGCGCCGTGACATCTTCACCGTCAACCACGATCTGCCCGCCGCTCGGGGTTTCGAGACGGTTGATCAGCCGCAGCAGCGTGCTTTTGCCTGCACCGGAATGGCCAATGATGCCGAACACCTGGCCGTCGTCAATGCGCAGGCTTGTAGGGTGCAGTGCCGGTATTTCCCGGCCTGCCACCCGATAGGTTTTGTGGACGTTATGAAACTCGATCACGGAGCGAACCTTGTGGGGGCGCGTTAAAAAATCAGCGCAGTGGACGATGTTCCACTTGCTTCGTTACCTCGGCCAGATTGAACCGGGCGCGCATTTTAGCCTGTCCTGCACGCCGTGCTTAGCATTTATTTGCAGGCAGGCCTGTGTAACGGGCATAACGCGACCGTTGGTGCGAAAGGCATTCAATCGGAGTGAACGGCTGATTCCACCACCGGTCACTCTCTGGATACCGTGATTTCCCGCTTGCATCAGGGAAGTCGTATTCATCGAACCCAACTCAACGATTGGGTCGAAATAAGGAGTTGTTTCCGATGGCTAGCGAGAAAAACCCACCTATTACCACAACACCCAAAAGCGAGATGGCAGGCACCGACACACTTGATCGGGGCAACACCAACGGCAAGCTCGACAGCCTTGAGCAGTTCCGCTCCGACGCCACCAGCCAGGCGTTGCGCACCAACCACGGCGTCAAGATTGCCGATAACCAGAACACCCTCAAAGTCGGCAGCCGTGGCCCGTCGCTGCTCGAAGATTTCATCATGCGTGAAAAGATCACGCATTTTGACCATGAGCGTATTCCAGAGCGCATCGTTCACGCGCGCGGCACTGCAGCACACGGTTACTTTCAGACCTATAAAGACCAGGGCGCGCTGAGTAAAGCAGGCTTCCTGCGTGATCCAGGCAAGAAGACCCCGGTGTTCGTGCGTTTCTCCACCGTTCAGGGCCCACGCGGCTCGGGCGACACCGTGCGTGACGTGCGGGGCTTTGCGGTCAAGTTCTACACCGACGAAGGCAACTTCGATCTGGTCGGTAACAACATGCCGATCTTCTTCATTCAGGATGCCATCAAGTTTCCGGACTTCGTGCACGCGGTGAAGCCTGAGCCGCACAACGAAATTCCTACCGGCGGCTCGGCGCACGACACCTTTTGGGACTTCGTCTCGCTGGTGCCGGAATCCGCGCACATGGTGCTGTGGACCATGTCCGACCGTGCGATCCCGAAAAGCCTACGCACCATGCAGGGTTTCGGCATTCACACGTTCCGCCTGATCAACACCGAAGGCAAATCCACGTTCGTCAAATTCCACTGGAAGCCCAAGTTCGGCGTGTGCTCGCTGGTCTGGGACGAAGCGCAGAAGCTGGCCGGCAAGGACACCGACTTCCATCGCCGTGACCTGTGGGAGTCCATCGAAA
It includes:
- a CDS encoding methionine ABC transporter ATP-binding protein, which codes for MIEFHNVHKTYRVAGREIPALHPTSLRIDDGQVFGIIGHSGAGKSTLLRLINRLETPSGGQIVVDGEDVTALDATGLRRFRQQVGMIFQHFNLLSSKTVADNVAMPLTLAGDMSRQQIDQRVAELLARVGLSDHARKYPSQLSGGQKQRVGIARALATKPKILLCDEATSALDPQTTASVLQLLAEINRELKLTIVLITHEMDVIRRVCDRVAVMDAGVIVEQGEVADVFLHPTHATTRRFVQEDDQIDENEQRDDFAHVQGRIVRLTFQGEATYAPLLGTVARETGVDYSILAGRIDRIKDTPYGQLTLAITGGDMDAAFAHFTAADVHMEVLR
- a CDS encoding methionine ABC transporter permease — its product is MDAFLNLFANVDWYEIWVATGDTLIMLSVSLGFTILFGLPLGVLMFLTSPRQLLEHKQLYATVGLIVNMLRALPFIILLIVMMPLTEIITGTSLGILGTLPPLIAGATPFFARLVETALREVDRGIIEATQAMGATTRQIIIKALLPEARPGILAAITVTAIALVSFTAMAGAVGAGGLGDLAIRYGYQRFQNDVMFVTVVLLLVLVQILQTIGDRLVAHFTHR